In Ferroplasma sp., a single window of DNA contains:
- a CDS encoding APC family permease, translating into MEKVSESRTLKKGAAGFYSLLGQSIAMISPLGAVAATMTGAAEFAKGSLPLAYIISIFGVLIWINTPYQFSRKINGSGGFYTFNSRGAGPRYGLTIGYMMWFSYFMVITNAILFTSGVFIPGTISYFLHVNIGTYTWIPIMTAFIIILTVIAYLGIKPSLAYSFTASAIEIALLIITSIVIIVALGSKNTLAPFTPTPADGFAGVAVGMVLAIFSMSGSSAVVTLGEEAKQPRKNIKKALLISFLITGVVFVLTSYALTVGWGVSKMSTFFSSSVPGLIVTDKYIGLPFTIILFIFIINSLFAGSLAPLNTSSRMIFSMSRDGLGPSMFSKVHPVHKTPYIAIITMAAVAYTVSLIAGILIGPEDGFLYLVTASSAALFIGHILSNFGLGATFKKLKEFKVVTHAIIPAAATIILAVAMFYSFYPPAYPVDYAIITAIVFIIISAIAIFIYGKKHPEEIKKAGSTDMLVQEEIYSKE; encoded by the coding sequence ATGGAAAAAGTTTCAGAATCTCGAACCTTAAAGAAAGGGGCTGCAGGATTTTATTCTCTTCTTGGCCAATCAATTGCAATGATCTCACCGCTGGGAGCTGTGGCAGCAACAATGACAGGAGCAGCAGAATTCGCCAAGGGTTCGCTGCCACTGGCATATATTATATCCATCTTTGGCGTACTAATATGGATAAACACGCCCTACCAGTTTTCCAGAAAAATTAACGGGAGTGGAGGATTTTATACCTTCAATTCCCGTGGGGCAGGGCCAAGATACGGTCTTACAATAGGATATATGATGTGGTTCTCATATTTTATGGTTATAACCAATGCCATACTGTTTACCTCAGGCGTATTCATACCCGGAACTATTTCATATTTCCTTCATGTGAATATAGGAACATACACATGGATACCCATTATGACAGCCTTTATTATCATACTCACAGTAATAGCCTATCTTGGAATAAAGCCATCGCTGGCATACAGTTTCACAGCATCTGCCATTGAAATAGCACTCTTGATTATCACATCCATTGTCATAATTGTTGCACTGGGTTCAAAGAATACGCTGGCTCCATTTACGCCTACGCCGGCCGATGGATTTGCGGGGGTTGCCGTGGGGATGGTGCTCGCAATATTTTCCATGTCAGGATCGTCTGCGGTTGTCACCCTGGGAGAGGAGGCAAAACAGCCAAGAAAAAACATAAAGAAGGCACTTCTGATAAGCTTTCTCATAACCGGAGTTGTATTTGTGCTCACATCATATGCACTAACAGTGGGATGGGGAGTTTCAAAGATGTCAACATTTTTCAGCTCCAGTGTGCCGGGATTGATTGTTACAGATAAGTATATAGGCCTTCCATTTACCATAATACTCTTTATTTTCATTATCAACAGTCTTTTCGCAGGTTCTCTGGCTCCATTGAATACAAGCTCCAGGATGATATTTTCCATGAGCAGGGATGGACTCGGGCCATCAATGTTTTCAAAGGTCCATCCTGTTCATAAAACACCCTATATAGCCATCATTACCATGGCTGCAGTTGCATATACTGTTTCACTTATAGCCGGCATTCTCATAGGGCCAGAGGATGGATTCCTATACCTTGTCACTGCATCATCGGCAGCTCTGTTCATAGGCCATATACTGAGCAACTTCGGGCTTGGTGCCACATTTAAGAAGCTGAAAGAATTTAAAGTTGTGACACATGCCATCATACCGGCGGCTGCAACAATAATACTTGCTGTTGCAATGTTCTACAGTTTTTACCCTCCTGCATATCCAGTTGATTACGCTATCATCACTGCAATTGTTTTTATCATCATATCCGCCATTGCAATTTTCATTTATGGCAAAAAACACCCGGAAGAAATCAAAAAGGCAGGATCAACAGATATGCTTGTGCAGGAGGAAATATACAGCAAGGAATAA
- a CDS encoding extracellular solute-binding protein encodes MQSAPDYIPPERRGKKILAIVIAVVIVAAGVGIGVYLYLHPSEKVSTLVVLVDSGSDTEKYLSTVAGNYEKANPNVKISIDSVSYSDLVSSSLSALKDKDGSPGLIMYYTSGEPTLAPYLMNLSSQGFNTSNYLPGELYSGSYVLSNSGQVEKTVGIPIHNVLGYVLVYQKSIFNNKTLQTGFENEYHFSIMPDTYKNWTAVYDAAHYINSTMSSLKSLSSGNALKYSLMFPDSSHHAMIDAYMGLLYAYGNNHTSVTGIPANSGTGYWSYMGDIGGKYQPTFNNTYGVQALQMYKNLTEFGPSVSTTPIGYSEQETLFTSGEFAMGLAWTSFFSQYSNSSVSKVAGNYNVTVLPSGSTGYSPTYMGVNPYTNTSLAIKFLKYATSDAEYKIGIDKYQYLPATESGLKIAETNKNFTWVPEMLKTASSIQINDTSVAIYNKLQPLFTTLTPYLNQEIYQYFTGSPSTISASTALSTAATEWSNYINDQGITL; translated from the coding sequence ATGCAAAGTGCTCCTGATTATATACCCCCTGAAAGGAGGGGAAAGAAGATACTGGCCATTGTGATTGCCGTCGTTATTGTTGCGGCGGGTGTTGGTATTGGTGTTTATTTATATCTGCACCCCAGTGAAAAGGTTTCAACCCTTGTGGTTTTGGTTGATAGTGGAAGTGATACAGAAAAATACCTGTCAACTGTTGCTGGAAATTACGAGAAGGCAAACCCAAATGTGAAAATTAGCATAGACAGCGTAAGCTACAGCGATCTTGTTTCATCTTCTTTATCTGCATTAAAGGATAAAGATGGTTCTCCAGGACTTATCATGTATTATACCTCCGGCGAGCCAACACTGGCACCCTATTTAATGAATCTTAGTTCCCAGGGATTTAATACATCAAACTATCTGCCTGGAGAGCTCTATTCAGGTTCTTACGTGCTAAGCAATTCAGGACAGGTAGAAAAAACTGTTGGAATACCTATTCATAATGTTCTGGGTTATGTACTTGTTTATCAGAAATCCATATTCAATAATAAAACCCTGCAAACAGGATTTGAAAATGAATATCATTTTTCCATCATGCCGGATACATATAAAAACTGGACAGCAGTATATGATGCAGCCCATTATATAAATTCAACAATGTCATCACTTAAGTCACTATCCAGCGGTAATGCCCTGAAATACTCCCTTATGTTTCCAGATTCCTCCCATCATGCAATGATAGATGCGTATATGGGGCTTTTATATGCATATGGAAACAACCACACTTCAGTAACCGGAATACCTGCCAACTCAGGAACAGGCTACTGGTCATATATGGGAGACATAGGTGGTAAATACCAGCCAACGTTCAATAATACCTACGGTGTGCAGGCATTGCAGATGTATAAAAACCTGACAGAATTCGGGCCTTCTGTATCCACAACACCAATAGGTTACAGTGAGCAGGAAACATTATTCACCTCCGGAGAATTTGCAATGGGACTTGCCTGGACAAGTTTCTTTTCACAGTATTCTAATTCCAGCGTATCGAAGGTTGCTGGAAATTATAATGTAACTGTACTACCCTCAGGAAGCACTGGATACTCACCAACATATATGGGAGTAAACCCATACACAAATACATCCCTTGCAATAAAATTCCTGAAATATGCCACATCAGATGCAGAATACAAAATCGGAATAGACAAATATCAGTATTTACCCGCAACTGAATCGGGTCTAAAAATAGCTGAAACCAACAAAAACTTCACATGGGTTCCAGAGATGCTTAAAACGGCCTCATCAATACAGATAAATGATACCAGTGTTGCAATATACAACAAACTGCAGCCATTATTCACAACACTGACTCCATACCTGAATCAGGAGATATACCAGTATTTCACAGGCTCCCCTTCAACCATATCGGCATCCACTGCACTGAGTACAGCAGCAACAGAATGGTCAAATTATATTAATGATCAGGGAATTACCCTATGA
- a CDS encoding ABC transporter permease subunit, which translates to MKVKTISYSLKKRAIFFILPALIYFLIFAIYPMFENIVLTFEHQTISGNYIFIGLKNYKELFYTPHLGQIIDNSLIYTFIVPFIDIALAIPLANFLKRLKRNFLLPIILLPAFIPLVTGATMWILMLNPLYGITYFVYHKDLFTTIWSIVIIDIWSSLPLATLIIYSGLKGIPTNIEEASSMDNLKGLKKLMTIDIPFIKYQILAAFILMLIYGSFTFDPIYASLGVSPPFANLDLSYYSYQLFFGGQIGFSAVLMTIMTIVSTIVALLFVRLTLSTRQKPSRLHSIHWPNREMPIYLVVFFTAIYLLFFMVPLAWLVLESFKTYGELFTLPPEIIPIKATIANYTYSLTHGEPYYITSIVVSIIGSFLALVIGIPAAYASSRYKIGGIKFIGLVLFIYSIPLVILMIPDYSLLNYIHSINSWLGLIIIYPVMVMPIIIWMLYNFYSTFPKYYDEAAQMDGMTTLRSFRKVILPLSYDGIFVAFLYAFIFAWGALIFPLAFTYSAYNMSILYPAGAQTLTIFIGGSLGHEAAQYGILAASSVLSLIPAVIIAIFLRSKIDKVWRGGGLK; encoded by the coding sequence ATGAAAGTGAAAACAATAAGTTACTCTTTGAAAAAAAGGGCAATCTTTTTTATTTTGCCGGCCCTTATATATTTTTTGATTTTTGCAATATACCCCATGTTTGAGAATATTGTTCTAACATTTGAACATCAAACTATTTCAGGCAATTACATTTTTATTGGATTAAAAAATTATAAGGAATTGTTTTACACCCCGCACCTTGGGCAGATCATAGATAACAGCCTCATATACACATTTATTGTTCCATTCATCGATATTGCCCTGGCAATCCCTCTTGCAAATTTTCTTAAGAGATTGAAAAGAAACTTTTTGCTGCCTATAATTCTCCTGCCGGCATTCATACCCCTGGTCACTGGTGCAACTATGTGGATTCTGATGTTGAATCCCCTTTATGGAATAACATACTTTGTTTACCATAAAGATTTATTTACAACTATATGGAGCATAGTTATAATAGATATTTGGTCCAGCCTTCCCCTTGCAACCCTTATTATCTATTCAGGTTTGAAAGGAATACCCACAAACATAGAGGAAGCATCCAGCATGGATAACCTCAAGGGACTAAAGAAACTCATGACCATAGACATACCATTCATTAAATACCAGATACTGGCAGCCTTCATACTGATGTTAATATATGGGTCATTTACATTTGATCCCATATATGCATCCCTTGGTGTTTCACCCCCATTTGCAAATCTTGATTTGTCCTATTATTCATACCAGTTATTTTTCGGTGGCCAGATTGGCTTCTCAGCAGTTTTAATGACAATAATGACCATAGTTTCAACAATAGTTGCTCTCCTCTTTGTAAGGTTAACCTTATCAACCAGGCAGAAGCCTTCCAGATTACATTCAATTCACTGGCCTAACAGGGAAATGCCCATTTATCTTGTGGTGTTTTTCACGGCAATTTATCTTTTATTCTTTATGGTCCCGCTGGCATGGCTTGTTTTAGAATCATTCAAAACATACGGGGAACTTTTTACCCTTCCCCCAGAAATTATACCTATTAAGGCAACTATTGCAAATTATACGTACTCACTGACACATGGTGAGCCGTATTATATAACAAGCATAGTCGTTTCCATAATAGGGTCATTTCTTGCCCTGGTTATCGGTATACCTGCAGCCTATGCCTCATCAAGGTACAAAATAGGCGGAATTAAGTTTATTGGCCTTGTACTTTTCATTTACTCAATTCCACTGGTAATACTTATGATACCAGATTATTCCCTCCTGAATTATATTCATTCAATCAATTCCTGGCTGGGTTTGATTATTATATATCCTGTAATGGTAATGCCCATTATTATCTGGATGCTTTACAACTTTTATTCAACATTCCCTAAATACTATGATGAGGCAGCACAGATGGATGGAATGACAACACTTAGGTCTTTCAGGAAGGTCATACTGCCGTTAAGCTATGATGGCATTTTTGTGGCCTTTTTATATGCATTTATTTTCGCATGGGGTGCCCTGATATTCCCGCTTGCATTCACATACTCTGCATACAATATGAGTATACTATATCCAGCAGGGGCACAGACATTGACAATATTTATAGGGGGGTCGCTGGGGCATGAAGCTGCCCAGTACGGTATTCTGGCTGCATCAAGTGTGCTTAGCCTTATACCTGCTGTGATTATTGCGATATTCCTGCGCTCTAAAATAGATAAGGTATGGCGTGGCGGTGGTTTAAAATGA
- a CDS encoding ABC transporter ATP-binding protein, which yields MILSMNNIKKKFGNFTALEVENLEFEEGKYYVVLGPSGSGKTTLLRIVSGLEFSDSGQISILGKDMTNAPAWKRDIGLVFQNYALYPHLTVYENIASPLSVMKISRNETVRRVNELLRVMELSDQAPKYPGQLSGGQQQRVALARAIIKMPKILLLDEPLSNLDTRVRIDLRDYLKKIQREFKLTAIHVTHDPIEAMALGDEVIVLHHGKLVQKSTPKELYNRPNDIFCARLLGAVNLIPRETLNLNEDLDYEISEIRPEDVKIDDTGATEGKITSIQFLGSEIMYYVDIGNYSVKVKGGKYEDTYKEGDSVKLVFDLNNMNFYKGGKRVVPVSVTE from the coding sequence ATGATATTATCAATGAATAATATAAAGAAAAAATTCGGAAATTTTACTGCTCTGGAGGTTGAGAATCTTGAATTCGAGGAGGGAAAATATTATGTGGTACTTGGCCCCAGCGGATCAGGAAAGACAACGTTGCTCAGGATTGTCTCTGGACTGGAATTTTCAGATTCCGGCCAGATTTCAATACTCGGGAAGGACATGACAAATGCACCTGCGTGGAAGAGGGATATCGGGCTTGTATTTCAGAACTATGCTCTGTATCCACATCTTACTGTTTACGAAAATATTGCATCACCATTATCTGTTATGAAAATATCGAGAAATGAAACAGTCAGAAGAGTCAATGAATTGCTCCGGGTCATGGAACTCTCGGACCAGGCACCGAAATATCCCGGGCAGCTCAGTGGAGGGCAGCAGCAGAGGGTTGCACTTGCCAGGGCCATAATCAAAATGCCAAAGATTCTTTTGCTGGATGAGCCATTGAGTAACCTGGATACCAGGGTCAGAATTGATCTGAGGGATTATCTCAAAAAAATACAGAGGGAATTCAAACTTACAGCAATACACGTTACGCACGACCCGATTGAAGCCATGGCACTGGGAGATGAGGTTATAGTGCTGCACCACGGCAAACTTGTCCAGAAATCAACTCCCAAGGAGCTTTACAACAGGCCGAATGACATATTCTGTGCCAGGCTGCTTGGTGCCGTGAATCTGATACCAAGGGAAACACTGAACCTTAATGAAGATCTGGATTATGAAATTTCGGAAATAAGGCCCGAAGATGTTAAAATAGATGATACAGGAGCCACGGAGGGAAAAATAACATCCATACAGTTTCTTGGATCTGAAATCATGTATTATGTGGATATCGGTAATTACAGCGTTAAGGTTAAGGGAGGCAAATATGAAGATACCTATAAGGAGGGCGATTCTGTAAAACTTGTATTCGATCTGAATAACATGAATTTCTATAAGGGTGGAAAAAGAGTTGTGCCTGTATCTGTAACAGAGTAA
- a CDS encoding APC family permease translates to MDNIPYPYRERRNQDIKLKKVLTSWDLYFLSLGSIIGSGWLFAESASAGTAGPAAIISWVIGGILVLIITLVYAEIGAMIPRSGFITRYGHYSHGGIAGLFFGWAYFAARAAAPALEAEAVMTYAGSYITHPALIYYAKNPLDPSSSVTLLTGYGILIAGILITGFYFLNYFGVKLMGKTNQAVTWWKLIIPSLTILLMAFFLFHAGNFDNPSLGGFLPHNNISLVFEAISTDGIVFSYLGFRHTLDFAGEAKNPQRDIPRALIFAMLTSIAVYILLQVIFISSVDPVLLKTSGGWLGLSSASAGSYAKSIDTAPFAFLARSSDLSIMVVLTYLLYADAYISPSGTLNIAAGTSTRSLYGMAEIGYFPPAVGTVSRKTGVPVFSLIISLILGLAFLAPLPSWYVVVGLVSGIAAFTYILGGSTLMVLRREASEMKRPFKLPYAKILSPVSFVAAALIVYWTGWPTVGYTSIIIFSGFIVYLVLLSFHRVDSILSGENIKGGYWVPLLIIALDIMSYLGEKNFGGLNVFPFPYDFLVVIVVSLFFYFISVKSGFRTSEITDIIKSGEQYINEGGIDE, encoded by the coding sequence ATGGATAATATCCCGTACCCCTACAGAGAGCGCCGGAATCAGGACATAAAGTTAAAGAAAGTTTTGACATCATGGGACCTTTATTTTCTGAGCCTGGGTTCTATTATCGGTTCAGGGTGGCTTTTCGCAGAGTCCGCCTCTGCTGGCACTGCAGGTCCCGCTGCAATTATATCATGGGTTATAGGTGGAATCCTTGTGCTGATTATAACTCTTGTTTATGCCGAGATTGGCGCAATGATACCACGCAGTGGATTCATAACGCGCTATGGGCATTACTCACACGGGGGCATTGCCGGGTTATTCTTCGGATGGGCATATTTTGCCGCCAGGGCTGCCGCACCGGCACTTGAAGCCGAGGCAGTAATGACCTATGCCGGATCATATATAACCCATCCGGCGCTGATTTACTATGCGAAAAATCCTCTGGACCCATCCTCCAGTGTAACCCTGCTGACTGGATACGGCATTCTCATAGCTGGGATTCTTATTACAGGTTTTTATTTTCTCAATTATTTCGGGGTAAAATTAATGGGAAAAACCAATCAGGCGGTTACATGGTGGAAGCTGATAATCCCATCTTTAACCATACTGCTAATGGCATTTTTCCTGTTCCATGCCGGTAATTTTGATAATCCCTCCCTGGGTGGCTTTCTTCCGCATAACAATATTTCACTTGTTTTCGAGGCTATATCAACAGATGGTATAGTTTTCTCATACCTGGGATTCAGGCATACTCTGGACTTTGCAGGGGAGGCGAAGAACCCACAGAGAGATATACCACGTGCACTTATATTTGCCATGTTAACTTCAATAGCAGTCTATATACTGCTCCAGGTCATCTTTATTTCATCTGTAGACCCGGTGCTTCTGAAAACCTCCGGTGGATGGCTGGGGCTTTCATCTGCCTCGGCAGGCAGCTACGCAAAGAGCATTGATACCGCGCCATTTGCCTTCCTTGCAAGATCATCTGACCTGTCTATCATGGTAGTTCTTACATATTTGCTATACGCCGATGCATACATATCGCCATCAGGAACGCTTAATATAGCCGCAGGAACCTCAACACGATCCCTTTACGGAATGGCTGAAATCGGGTATTTCCCTCCTGCAGTGGGAACTGTAAGCCGCAAAACCGGAGTTCCCGTGTTTTCCCTCATAATAAGCCTCATACTGGGACTTGCATTCCTTGCCCCCTTGCCCAGCTGGTATGTTGTTGTGGGCCTTGTTTCCGGGATAGCTGCATTTACATACATTCTGGGTGGTTCAACTCTCATGGTTCTCAGGAGGGAGGCCTCAGAAATGAAAAGGCCATTCAAACTTCCATATGCAAAAATACTGTCACCTGTTTCCTTCGTTGCTGCAGCATTAATAGTATACTGGACAGGATGGCCCACAGTGGGATACACATCTATCATAATCTTTTCCGGGTTTATAGTATATCTGGTGCTTCTCTCCTTCCACCGGGTAGACAGCATCCTTTCAGGGGAGAACATAAAGGGTGGTTACTGGGTCCCTCTTCTCATAATTGCACTGGACATAATGTCATATCTTGGGGAGAAAAATTTCGGGGGGCTTAATGTTTTTCCATTCCCCTATGATTTCTTGGTAGTAATAGTGGTATCCCTTTTCTTTTATTTTATTTCTGTTAAATCCGGTTTCAGGACATCAGAAATAACAGATATAATCAAATCAGGAGAACAGTACATAAATGAAGGTGGAATTGATGAATAA
- a CDS encoding MFS transporter, whose protein sequence is MASFSSDIRNRQVVIVSLSSMMRSLGMGASWPFMAIFLSLYLHLAVYIVGVIFTLLSLMSMAFSILGGYLADLKGRKFTLMLGSVSGIFIYLSIALSFLYNIYTLTIILFIMSSFSGSLVYPSASALISDVTESQDREGGYSIYRILSNIGWAIGPLMGSFIYSSGIIYIFYALVIASVLQAIIILFVRKQNVMKTGTGTRNPFLVFDKYLFVFSIATFFIILLSSQFSVSLPLYSEIAIKINVADLGYIYAINGIVVVLGQYPLIRMFARFGDLGTFIAGALFYALGYFIIAFSTNLYDLMFDMVIITVGENLTTPTINTVISKMAPAGRTGRYMGFNSMFNSIGRAFGPSVGTYIMYTFHYNGLATWSLICIFGIFSAAVIVVFSVMYRNSGNTYIAGAHRT, encoded by the coding sequence ATGGCGTCCTTTTCATCAGATATACGTAACAGGCAGGTTGTAATAGTAAGTCTGTCATCCATGATGCGATCACTGGGCATGGGAGCCTCATGGCCATTCATGGCAATATTCCTCAGTTTATACCTTCATCTTGCCGTATATATTGTAGGAGTTATATTTACACTGCTATCCCTCATGTCCATGGCATTCAGCATACTGGGTGGTTATCTGGCTGATCTGAAAGGGAGAAAATTCACGCTGATGCTGGGAAGCGTTTCAGGCATATTCATTTACCTTTCAATAGCTCTGTCATTTCTATACAATATATACACGCTTACGATTATACTTTTTATAATGTCATCCTTCTCAGGGTCCCTTGTATATCCTTCTGCCAGTGCCCTTATTTCTGATGTTACGGAATCCCAGGACAGGGAAGGCGGCTATTCAATTTACAGGATACTATCAAACATTGGATGGGCAATAGGTCCCCTGATGGGGTCCTTTATATATTCATCAGGAATTATATACATATTTTATGCACTGGTAATAGCAAGTGTCCTGCAGGCCATTATAATACTGTTTGTCAGGAAACAGAATGTGATGAAGACAGGTACCGGAACCAGAAATCCATTCCTTGTTTTTGATAAATATCTTTTCGTTTTCAGCATAGCAACGTTTTTTATCATACTGCTGTCATCACAGTTTTCCGTATCCCTGCCACTTTACAGTGAAATTGCCATAAAAATTAATGTTGCTGACCTGGGTTATATCTATGCAATCAACGGCATAGTAGTAGTTCTTGGGCAGTATCCATTGATAAGAATGTTTGCAAGGTTCGGAGACTTGGGAACGTTTATAGCCGGTGCCCTGTTTTATGCCCTGGGATACTTTATTATTGCATTCTCCACAAACCTGTATGATTTGATGTTTGACATGGTCATAATTACAGTAGGGGAGAACCTTACAACTCCAACAATAAATACAGTTATTTCCAAGATGGCCCCGGCGGGCAGAACTGGAAGATATATGGGATTTAACTCCATGTTCAATTCAATCGGCCGGGCTTTCGGCCCATCTGTAGGAACCTATATAATGTATACATTCCATTATAACGGGCTGGCCACCTGGTCTCTCATATGCATATTTGGAATATTTTCCGCTGCCGTAATTGTTGTATTCTCTGTCATGTACAGAAACTCAGGCAATACTTATATTGCAGGAGCGCACCGGACATGA
- a CDS encoding MFS transporter, translating into MDRLKIIRNTYLTYSVLIIIFITFMVRASNNMMMTTISLFSKYDLHFGQLEVGLTESLMALATFITTGLINSRLGTVKRRYLFIGSNIGFTIILAVMQFSNFITVWIFIAVAGLAFGAIMPNIITSAGMIDDKKAREKVLGIYTLALSVSLIAGPALESYILKFEPLRYIFLFFVPLGVVASVLSPFLRFPDSKSEIKKKNVRVFGEPGFRVAVYAILAYNIIFALLITFGGIYAKSVLKLSLSDVSLLFTGFFIVSFSSRLFISWRAPENLWHYLGTAIIITLTGIIFLFFGVNDIIYIIAYLLLGIPHGVTYPLSIVSISRTFDMSYRNMANSYFFSIMMAIGIITPTAGGLIENAIGFRYMFLALFPVILFLLFASNSNMKKMKFKATEVT; encoded by the coding sequence ATGGATAGATTAAAAATTATCAGGAATACATACCTCACATATTCCGTGCTCATTATAATATTCATAACATTCATGGTGAGGGCATCGAATAACATGATGATGACCACCATATCACTGTTTTCCAAATATGACCTTCACTTCGGGCAGCTGGAGGTCGGGCTCACAGAATCACTCATGGCACTGGCTACCTTTATAACCACAGGGCTGATCAATTCAAGGCTGGGTACAGTAAAGCGCCGCTATCTGTTTATCGGGTCGAATATAGGCTTCACAATTATTCTGGCAGTCATGCAGTTTTCCAATTTTATAACAGTATGGATTTTCATAGCTGTTGCAGGGCTTGCCTTCGGTGCTATCATGCCAAATATAATTACATCTGCGGGCATGATAGATGATAAGAAGGCTAGGGAAAAGGTCCTTGGGATATATACCCTTGCACTCAGTGTGAGCCTGATTGCCGGCCCGGCACTGGAGTCATACATACTTAAATTCGAACCTTTAAGGTATATATTCCTGTTCTTTGTGCCACTGGGCGTTGTGGCTTCTGTTCTTTCACCATTTCTGAGATTTCCTGACAGCAAATCAGAAATTAAAAAGAAGAATGTAAGGGTATTCGGGGAGCCGGGGTTCAGGGTTGCAGTCTATGCAATTCTTGCGTACAATATTATTTTTGCATTGCTCATAACCTTCGGTGGGATATATGCTAAAAGTGTTCTGAAATTGAGCCTTTCCGATGTTTCCCTGCTGTTTACCGGATTTTTTATCGTTTCATTTTCGTCCAGGCTCTTCATTTCATGGCGGGCACCGGAAAATCTCTGGCACTATCTTGGAACTGCGATTATTATTACATTGACAGGGATAATTTTTCTGTTCTTCGGTGTGAATGATATAATATACATTATTGCCTATCTTCTTCTGGGAATACCACATGGAGTGACATATCCACTATCCATAGTATCCATCAGCAGAACATTCGACATGTCCTACAGGAATATGGCAAATAGCTATTTCTTCTCTATAATGATGGCTATTGGGATCATAACACCAACTGCCGGCGGCCTGATTGAAAATGCCATAGGCTTTAGATATATGTTTCTCGCACTGTTTCCGGTCATACTGTTCCTTCTATTTGCTTCCAACTCCAATATGAAAAAGATGAAATTTAAAGCAACTGAGGTGACGTGA